In Drosophila pseudoobscura strain MV-25-SWS-2005 chromosome 4, UCI_Dpse_MV25, whole genome shotgun sequence, the following proteins share a genomic window:
- the ppk gene encoding pickpocket protein 28 produces MSEIKEEAAEEKPCNILPGPELLALPSYDQRASIASAALSDVPSDVIIKSRIRYGSPLSACKGLLLEYSKSTTIHGIRYLFEVHRPIYEKVYWLFFTCISVYFAISLIWDTYLKWQDSPVILGFDETLVPVHKIPFPTITICPEIKMERNLFDYTNVSRLLWDEYQKNGNVTSMDEEELARMAAAMHICDPDVVHRFMPILAGMNPPFVDVTQTLIDLSISKNETGPFCKWNGRFYFCDKIFDFVATDEGICYQFNGLRPKDIYRDENFISYKDPDVVDFNNFFDVDLPPLNNITGNWSLDTGYGNQGQNTYPQRTVFSSVGNGFFAFLQGLQHNFDYDCRSFKQGYKVFLNSPESVPLTSGNYILVPHGDEVLVSVLPNYVMSTDNLHEISPEKRQCLFDDERSLTFFRSYSQSNCQTECLANFTISKCGCAKFWMPKPLGTPVCGLDDINCYTSAQDELYTLLQNQTMEKSVNDNVEIMCNCMPACTSLEYNFEISRARFDVAKTIRAFREVYEHTDAIGSRLSVYFKEHQFTAIKRTILFGVSTLISNCGGICGLFMGISSLSFLELLYFFCMRICGSCRDRRKHKIQSMCPEDEPEHKLE; encoded by the exons ATGTCCGAGATCAAGGAGGAGGCAGCGGAGGAGAAACCGTGCAACATATTGCCCGGACCAGAGCTCCTGGCCCTGCCAAGCTACGATCAGAGGGCCAGCATTGCGTCCGCGGCCCTGAGTGATGTGCCCAGTGATGTGATCATCAAGTCTCGCATTCGATACGGCAGTCCTCTGTCCGCCTGCAAGGGTCTGCTGCTGGAGTACTCCAAGAGCACAACCATACACGGCATACGATATCTGTTTGAGGTCCATCGTCCCATCTATGAGAA AGTGTATTGGCTGTTCTTCACATGCATTTCCGTGTACTTTGCCATTTCCCTCATCTGGGATACCTATCTCAAGTGGCAGGATTCACCGGTGATACTTGGCTTTGATGAGACCCTGGTGCCAGTGCATAAGATACCATTTCCTACGATAACCATCTGTCCGGAAATCAAAATGGAACGCAATCTCTTTGATTATACGAATGTATCGCGTTTGCTATGGGATGAGTACCAGAAGAATGGTAATGTTACCAGCATGGATGAGGAAGA ATTGGCCCGCATGGCTGCTGCCATGCACATCTGTGATCCGGATGTGGTTCATCGTTTCATGCCCATACTCGCGGGAATGAATCCGCCCTTTGTGGACGTAACCCAAACATTGATAGACCTGAGTATATCCAAGAATGAGACTGGTCCGTTCTGCAAATGGAATGGACGGTTCTATTTTTGTGATAAAATCTTCGATTTTGTTGCCACCGACGAGGGTATATGCTATCAATTCAATGGCCTTCGTCCCAAGGATATTTATCGTGACGAGAACTTCATCAGCTATAAGGATCCCGATGTTGTCGATTTCAATAACTTCTTCGATGTTGATCTGCCGCCCTTGAATAACATCACGGGCAATTGGTCGCTGGATACGGGTTACGGGAATCAGGGACAGAATACCTATCCACAGCGCACGGTCTTCTCATCCGTGGGCAATGGTTTCTTTGCCTTTCTGCAGGGACTGCAGCACAACTTTGACTACGATTGCCGCAGCTTTAAACAGGGCTATAAG GTCTTTCTCAACTCCCCGGAGAGTGTGCCGCTCACGTCAGGCAATTACATTCTGGTGCCCCATGGCGATGAGGTGTTGGTCAGTGTATTGCCCAACTATGTCATGTCCACCGACAATTTGCACGAAATCAGCCCAGAAAA GCGTCAGTGCCTGTTCGATGATGAGCGCTCCTTGACCTTTTTCCGTTCGTATTCGCAAAGCAATTGCCAAACCGAATGCCTGGCCAACTTTACGATTTCCAAGTGCGGCTGTGCCAAGTTCTGGATGCCCA AACCTTTGGGCACTCCTGTATGTGGTTTGGATGACATTAACTGCTATACGTCTGCCCAGGATGAGCTCTATACTTTATTGCAAAATCAAACCATGGAAAAGAGTGTCAATGACAATGTGGAAATCATGTGCAACTGCATGCCGGCCTGCACATCGCTGGAGTATAATTTTGAGATATCCAGAGCACGATTCGATGTGGCTAAGACTATTAGGGCCTTTCGGGAGGTCTATGAACATACGGA TGCCATTGGTTCACGTCTCTCTGTGTACTTCAAGGAGCATCAGTTCACGGCCATCAAGCGTACGATTCTGTTTGGTGTCTCCACATTGATATCCAACTGCGGTGGCATCTGTGGCCTCTTCATGGGCATCTCGAGTCTCAGTTTCCTGGAGCTTCTCTATTTCTTCTGCATGCGCATCTGTGGCAGCTGTCGCGATCGTCGCAAGCACAAGATCCAATCCATGTGCCCCGAGGATGAGCCAGAGCACAAACTGGAGTAA